One genomic window of Thalassoroseus pseudoceratinae includes the following:
- a CDS encoding inverse autotransporter beta domain-containing protein has translation MKTLCQRKLLLFCILVLGQAVRGFGQETPAPAPAPDLSGYGPAPEFVESSGSFPSMLNLGRQTPFGAFIITDTRIGQNYGFEDSYQNGRVFLPLHLQPGTNMFFGSLGGSVDADGDFAGNFGGGYRHFVREAQRIYGISGWYDIDDSGNQTYERVGVSLETMGQYFDVRANGYVVISEDRDVLSQGLDILYRGRSLLFNDFLIAENAYSGGDVEIGGLMPGLGRYGVYGYLGGYHLTSDEGGDTTGVSLRSNTVVTENFNVGTTFTYDEKFGSNFFTNLVFTFPMKRPKRLFSPKTMIQRLAEPVERTQRIPVHIEREDNFSLAVDSKTNRAIQVLHVDPNNTQSGDGSFENPYRDVNSLHADNNSDISIIRIIPHDLNTGINLALSQTLELYDFQRLLGASLPHNVLTTRGSFSLPGLVSGERPVLSHAGGGDIVRLADCNEVSGFFFQGNALTAGRAIVGNEIDTFNINRNIDPDARLGVDLVDAVGVGLISNNIFRGNREGGVRIANNTNANGPLSLTVVNNDFETNGGAGLNVILRNDAKAAVTVDGNIVQNTLDDNTEDTRVAGDALAFQLEGSTNLENATAEFTELFITNNIIGSDTDTEWGNDRHGIFIHWEEETNLQDVFIANNLISRNGRFNSTLVDDRFSGGDGIHFRRLDNATLTRSGRYDSITSPATIYANSIINNGFGATIATPTGFNPVTETNTITGTASIYGNGIGIRASEGGEDRLDFEILDNDIYTNNRYGISMYVQADARIKADIRRNLINQNGLTGIYTSERIGAEADLREIGGTWMANRIIGNGVGGVTGDYLTGGGGIRLDATVTNIFNVIDPDEDAGRLNILGNLIADNGLDGIEINAGGRILIDSNEIKNNGTNAGASLSSEQALLVLSDTGVEVFDTVRGRIVGEDNGNGIDINAVMRGNNGYIYNQAAYEPEDMVSPTFFGVYTPLQTTTPLFVEIYRNSVRENRNDGLEIRHANNPSELHDAPLHAGHFPVNVVARDNTIETNGGRGVDILNQGGGRTPENVNDFLPETGANTSVNPPNSTVAGTSNQFSPTDTTISLVGNKIASNAKEGIYVVNTASLTQGQAGNTPIPGGEPLLNDTEDPTRGLNNDGEIDSVARLALEVDGNLVIKNGQQLGTDSESEQNIDTITGSGLVIRVGTQDQGAVSLLAETVPNTNPVQILAFRDFASAPAGFANADVSLYGETGFRNADEILALTTEEYQTLGFFNILQPGGVIGKVTNNGLDESGNFDPYTGFEGNFGSDVYIESFTSTPSGGANPVIARFDLLFENNRGDALDVTNFGAFYGAGGSRENAQRLAGAANSGSLFQPILGRVVGVHRGAVFDFDPNDTNPSTTQFDVLDELDPGANTPIDDRTGGIYDGLLVEFGVNQLSSATAAGYASSTIVDKGNLTDIDPNTPGPQRGSRFTVAPAFGTPQTGAFQIQLSRPDVFDVVYIDPATGNPLTAAQVAGLAGTGTLGGQNLVVRFLDEIDYNGDGTDNAFDDTLQPTAAINAAPTLVNNWLLNNGQVPANPTPADLANPNRFHVDGTNVVDNIGIGVRAGETAVASSGEQLPTGTTAQNTLQVAGSAVAPRDGNLFIITQAFGSGPSSFRVSGAQTGPNIGVETNQFTTGNLGFDDAVSLESGGASTTNELPFEWDELPTDNRQRILDIFESYNRGPLPNAPIETFRDWQRDGR, from the coding sequence GAGTATGCTGAATCTCGGACGCCAAACACCATTCGGTGCCTTCATCATTACCGATACACGAATCGGTCAGAACTACGGATTTGAGGATTCGTACCAAAACGGTCGAGTCTTCCTGCCACTGCACCTGCAACCGGGAACGAACATGTTCTTCGGGTCGCTTGGGGGCTCGGTGGACGCCGATGGCGACTTCGCCGGGAACTTCGGCGGGGGCTACCGGCACTTTGTCCGCGAGGCCCAACGGATCTATGGGATCTCCGGTTGGTACGACATTGACGACTCGGGGAATCAAACCTACGAGCGGGTCGGTGTCAGCCTGGAGACCATGGGGCAGTATTTCGACGTCCGCGCCAACGGTTACGTGGTCATTAGCGAAGATCGAGATGTCCTCAGCCAAGGGCTCGACATCTTGTACCGCGGCCGATCGCTGCTGTTCAACGACTTCCTCATCGCCGAGAACGCCTACAGCGGTGGTGATGTGGAAATCGGGGGCTTGATGCCAGGGCTCGGTCGTTATGGGGTGTACGGCTACCTTGGCGGATACCACCTCACATCAGACGAAGGTGGCGACACGACAGGGGTGTCTCTCCGGTCGAACACCGTGGTGACCGAAAACTTCAATGTCGGAACCACCTTCACCTACGACGAGAAATTCGGAAGCAACTTCTTCACGAATTTGGTCTTCACCTTCCCGATGAAGCGGCCAAAACGCTTGTTCTCGCCGAAGACGATGATTCAACGGCTGGCCGAACCGGTGGAACGAACACAGCGTATCCCGGTTCACATCGAACGCGAAGACAACTTCAGCTTGGCCGTCGACTCCAAAACCAACCGAGCGATTCAGGTTTTGCATGTCGACCCCAACAATACCCAATCGGGTGACGGTTCGTTCGAGAACCCATACCGCGATGTCAACTCGCTGCATGCGGACAACAATTCGGATATCAGTATCATCCGTATCATCCCGCATGACTTGAACACCGGCATCAACCTCGCGTTGTCGCAAACGCTGGAACTCTACGACTTCCAACGATTGCTCGGTGCATCGCTGCCACACAATGTGCTGACCACACGTGGTAGCTTCAGTCTGCCCGGTCTTGTCTCTGGTGAGCGTCCAGTGCTCTCACACGCAGGCGGAGGCGACATCGTTCGATTGGCAGATTGCAACGAGGTGTCCGGCTTCTTCTTCCAAGGCAATGCACTGACGGCAGGGCGTGCGATTGTCGGGAACGAAATTGACACCTTCAACATCAACCGCAACATCGATCCCGATGCCCGCTTGGGTGTGGACTTGGTTGACGCCGTCGGTGTCGGCTTGATCTCCAACAACATTTTCCGAGGCAACCGCGAAGGTGGTGTGCGAATCGCGAACAACACCAACGCCAACGGACCACTGTCGCTAACAGTCGTCAACAACGACTTCGAAACCAACGGTGGAGCGGGTTTGAACGTCATTCTTCGCAACGACGCGAAAGCCGCCGTCACTGTTGACGGGAACATCGTGCAGAACACGCTCGATGACAACACCGAAGATACGCGAGTCGCCGGGGACGCGTTGGCGTTCCAGTTGGAAGGGTCTACCAACCTCGAAAACGCGACGGCTGAGTTCACCGAGCTGTTCATCACCAACAACATTATTGGTAGCGATACCGACACCGAGTGGGGGAACGACCGACACGGGATCTTCATCCACTGGGAAGAAGAAACCAACTTGCAGGACGTGTTCATCGCGAACAACCTGATCTCCCGCAACGGACGTTTCAACAGCACCTTGGTGGATGATCGCTTCTCCGGTGGGGACGGGATTCACTTCCGCCGCTTGGACAACGCCACGCTGACACGAAGCGGTCGTTACGACAGCATCACCAGCCCGGCAACGATCTACGCCAACAGCATCATCAACAACGGTTTCGGTGCCACGATCGCAACGCCAACCGGCTTCAACCCAGTGACGGAAACCAACACCATCACCGGAACGGCAAGCATCTACGGCAACGGGATTGGCATTCGTGCCAGCGAAGGTGGCGAAGATCGTCTCGACTTCGAAATCTTGGACAACGACATCTACACGAACAACCGTTACGGGATCAGCATGTACGTGCAAGCGGATGCCCGGATCAAAGCCGACATCCGTCGCAACTTGATCAACCAAAACGGTCTCACCGGGATTTACACCAGCGAACGTATCGGTGCTGAAGCCGACCTGCGGGAGATCGGTGGAACCTGGATGGCCAACCGCATCATCGGTAACGGTGTTGGCGGTGTCACCGGGGACTACCTCACCGGTGGTGGTGGTATCCGATTGGATGCGACAGTCACGAACATCTTCAACGTGATCGATCCAGACGAAGATGCCGGCCGCTTGAACATCCTCGGCAACCTGATCGCCGACAACGGCCTGGACGGGATCGAAATCAACGCTGGCGGTCGCATCCTGATCGACAGCAACGAAATCAAGAACAACGGAACCAACGCTGGAGCATCGCTCTCGTCTGAACAAGCCCTCTTGGTGCTCTCAGACACTGGGGTCGAAGTCTTCGACACCGTGCGAGGCCGAATTGTTGGGGAAGACAACGGGAACGGGATCGACATCAACGCCGTCATGCGTGGCAACAACGGTTACATCTACAACCAAGCCGCGTATGAACCGGAAGACATGGTCAGCCCGACATTCTTCGGTGTCTACACACCACTGCAAACCACGACACCACTGTTCGTGGAAATCTATCGCAACTCAGTCCGAGAAAACCGCAACGACGGCTTGGAAATTCGCCACGCGAACAATCCTTCCGAGTTGCACGACGCTCCACTTCACGCCGGTCACTTCCCGGTCAACGTGGTTGCTCGAGACAACACGATCGAAACCAACGGTGGACGCGGCGTGGACATCTTGAACCAAGGTGGTGGACGAACCCCGGAGAACGTCAACGACTTCTTGCCGGAAACCGGTGCGAACACCAGTGTTAATCCGCCAAACTCGACGGTCGCAGGGACTTCCAACCAATTCAGTCCGACTGATACGACCATCAGCTTGGTGGGGAACAAGATTGCCTCGAACGCCAAAGAAGGGATTTACGTGGTCAACACGGCGTCGCTCACCCAAGGTCAAGCGGGGAACACTCCGATTCCTGGTGGCGAACCATTGTTGAACGATACGGAAGACCCAACCCGTGGTCTCAACAACGACGGGGAAATCGATTCCGTCGCTCGGTTGGCCTTGGAAGTCGATGGCAACTTGGTCATCAAGAACGGTCAACAACTCGGGACCGATTCCGAGTCTGAGCAAAACATCGACACCATCACCGGTTCTGGTCTTGTGATTCGTGTTGGTACGCAGGATCAAGGAGCTGTCTCCTTGTTAGCTGAGACGGTGCCCAACACCAACCCGGTTCAAATCCTGGCGTTCCGCGACTTCGCGAGTGCACCAGCAGGCTTTGCGAACGCCGATGTGAGTCTCTACGGTGAAACCGGCTTCCGCAACGCGGACGAAATCTTGGCACTCACCACGGAAGAGTATCAAACCCTCGGATTCTTCAACATCTTGCAACCCGGCGGTGTGATCGGCAAAGTGACCAACAACGGTCTAGATGAGTCCGGTAACTTTGACCCTTACACGGGTTTCGAAGGCAACTTCGGTTCGGATGTCTACATCGAATCGTTCACCTCGACGCCTTCCGGTGGGGCCAACCCGGTTATCGCTCGCTTCGACTTGCTCTTCGAGAACAACCGCGGGGATGCCTTGGACGTGACCAACTTCGGAGCCTTCTACGGTGCCGGCGGATCGCGTGAGAACGCTCAACGTCTCGCAGGTGCGGCGAACTCCGGAAGTCTGTTCCAACCTATTCTCGGTCGCGTGGTCGGTGTGCACCGTGGTGCCGTGTTCGACTTCGATCCGAACGACACCAACCCAAGCACCACTCAGTTCGACGTGCTCGACGAGCTTGATCCGGGTGCCAACACCCCGATCGACGACCGAACCGGTGGTATCTACGACGGACTGTTGGTCGAATTCGGTGTGAACCAGTTGTCGAGTGCGACGGCTGCAGGCTACGCATCCTCGACCATCGTCGACAAAGGAAACCTGACCGACATCGATCCAAACACACCAGGACCACAACGCGGCAGCCGCTTCACCGTGGCTCCGGCATTCGGAACACCGCAAACTGGTGCCTTCCAAATCCAACTGTCGCGACCTGATGTGTTCGACGTGGTCTACATTGACCCCGCCACCGGCAACCCATTGACGGCTGCTCAAGTTGCAGGTCTTGCAGGCACCGGAACGTTGGGTGGTCAGAACCTGGTTGTGCGATTCTTGGATGAAATCGACTACAACGGTGACGGCACCGACAACGCCTTCGACGACACCTTGCAACCGACCGCTGCCATCAACGCAGCTCCGACACTGGTCAACAACTGGCTGTTGAACAACGGGCAAGTCCCCGCCAACCCAACGCCAGCAGACTTGGCTAACCCGAACCGCTTCCACGTGGACGGCACGAACGTCGTCGACAACATCGGGATCGGTGTCCGAGCTGGGGAAACGGCTGTGGCCAGCTCTGGCGAACAACTGCCAACCGGAACGACAGCACAGAACACCTTGCAAGTTGCAGGTTCGGCTGTTGCTCCTCGGGACGGCAACTTGTTCATCATCACTCAGGCATTCGGGTCCGGTCCTTCGAGCTTCCGAGTTAGTGGTGCTCAAACCGGTCCGAACATCGGAGTCGAAACCAACCAGTTCACCACAGGTAACCTAGGCTTCGACGACGCTGTCTCACTCGAATCCGGTGGTGCTTCGACAACCAACGAACTGCCATTCGAATGGGATGAACTCCCAACGGATAACCGTCAGCGAATCCTCGATATCTTCGAGAGCTACAATCGCGGACCACTGCCGAACGCTCCTATCGAGACGTTCCGGGATTGGCAACGAGATGGTCGCTAA
- a CDS encoding universal stress protein, with protein sequence MIDLKRILLPTDFSDTSLAAANYAIALAEKFSAEVHLVHVIEELHTTIPLLETYGAPTKEEYEAKAQAMLDNWPLPDGAENLTIVRRFHHGSPYVQLLRDARDHDIDLIVIGTHGRGLTAHLLMGNVAERVVRKASCPVLTVRPDGHQFVHPGQE encoded by the coding sequence ATGATTGACCTCAAACGAATTTTGCTACCCACAGATTTCAGTGACACCTCGCTCGCCGCCGCAAACTACGCGATTGCGTTGGCAGAGAAGTTCTCGGCGGAAGTGCATCTCGTGCATGTGATCGAGGAATTGCACACCACGATTCCGCTGTTGGAAACCTACGGGGCTCCCACAAAAGAAGAGTATGAAGCCAAGGCACAGGCCATGCTCGACAATTGGCCGTTGCCTGACGGAGCGGAAAATTTGACGATCGTTCGTCGATTCCATCATGGCAGTCCGTATGTGCAACTCCTGCGAGACGCCCGGGATCACGATATCGACCTCATTGTGATCGGCACGCACGGACGCGGCTTGACGGCTCATCTCCTGATGGGGAACGTGGCCGAACGTGTCGTACGAAAAGCAAGTTGTCCGGTGCTCACGGTTCGGCCGGACGGCCATCAATTCGTGCACCCTGGCCAAGAGTAA
- a CDS encoding SLC13 family permease, which yields MASTSDINESTDSRLPLFGRILGFLLFGLVWSLPADTWELSRPAQNLAAVSVLMAVFWLTQALPMSATALVPLAMFPLLGIQSATLVSKSYIDRNIFLYFGGFIIAMGIERWGLHRRMALHIVRRIGTSSARIVLGFMLATAFLSMWISNTASSLLMLPIALALVNSLGDLPAENEDAAKTRDQAINRLVVVLLLGVAYSASIGGFTSLVGTPTNLTFTQIFERRFPEAPDIAAGQWMIAVVPVGVVMLAICWGILTFRLPSIQMPDQGGANYFDDRLRKLGPPTRAEKSMFLIFLATALLWLFRTDLSFAGTTLVPGWGNWVETTFQTAEIHDSTVALAMALLMFLIPARRNENGRTEHLMDWETVENMPWGILILIGGGYALAGAFQSTGLSEDIGRIFASQLAGQSAWLIVGGTCLLLTFLTELTSNTATVATLMPVLAATAVAINIDPLLIMIPATISASCAFMLPIATPPNAIVFSSGRISMRQMARYGILLNLVGVVVITAFMFWIIGPQFNVKSDSLPEWATPSASELSTEKP from the coding sequence ATGGCGTCTACGTCGGACATCAATGAATCCACGGATTCTCGGTTGCCCCTGTTCGGGCGAATTCTGGGATTCCTGTTGTTCGGCTTGGTTTGGTCGCTCCCGGCCGACACCTGGGAACTTTCGCGACCGGCTCAGAATTTGGCCGCCGTCAGTGTGTTGATGGCTGTCTTCTGGTTGACGCAAGCCTTGCCGATGTCCGCAACCGCGCTTGTGCCGTTGGCGATGTTTCCGCTGCTGGGAATTCAATCGGCCACGTTGGTGAGCAAGTCGTACATCGACCGCAACATCTTCTTGTACTTCGGCGGGTTCATCATCGCGATGGGGATTGAACGATGGGGGCTTCATCGTCGAATGGCGTTGCACATTGTCCGGCGAATCGGCACTAGTTCCGCGCGGATTGTGCTCGGGTTCATGTTGGCGACGGCGTTTCTCTCGATGTGGATCAGCAATACCGCATCCAGCCTGCTGATGTTGCCGATCGCGTTGGCTTTGGTGAATTCGCTTGGCGATTTGCCCGCCGAAAATGAAGACGCAGCGAAAACGCGGGATCAGGCAATTAATCGGCTCGTGGTCGTGCTGCTGTTGGGAGTGGCGTATTCGGCGAGCATCGGTGGATTCACGTCGCTCGTGGGTACACCGACGAATCTGACTTTCACACAAATCTTTGAACGCCGCTTCCCCGAGGCTCCAGACATCGCAGCCGGTCAGTGGATGATCGCCGTCGTTCCGGTCGGTGTCGTGATGCTGGCAATTTGCTGGGGGATTCTCACGTTTCGCTTGCCCTCGATCCAAATGCCCGATCAAGGTGGAGCGAATTATTTCGACGATCGTCTGCGAAAACTCGGCCCACCCACACGGGCGGAGAAGTCGATGTTTCTCATCTTCCTGGCTACGGCATTGTTGTGGTTATTCCGCACGGATTTGTCGTTCGCGGGAACCACGCTCGTGCCGGGCTGGGGGAACTGGGTCGAAACCACGTTCCAAACCGCCGAGATTCACGACTCCACCGTTGCACTTGCGATGGCGTTGTTGATGTTCCTGATTCCCGCCCGTCGGAACGAAAACGGACGCACCGAACATCTGATGGACTGGGAAACCGTCGAGAACATGCCCTGGGGAATCTTGATCCTGATCGGCGGCGGTTACGCATTGGCGGGGGCGTTTCAATCGACCGGGTTGTCCGAAGACATCGGCCGAATCTTCGCGAGCCAACTCGCTGGCCAGTCCGCTTGGCTGATCGTGGGCGGCACTTGCTTGCTGCTGACGTTCCTCACAGAATTGACCTCGAACACCGCCACCGTCGCAACCTTGATGCCCGTGTTGGCAGCGACGGCAGTGGCAATCAACATCGATCCGCTACTGATCATGATTCCGGCCACGATCTCGGCGAGTTGTGCGTTCATGCTACCGATCGCGACACCACCCAACGCGATCGTCTTCAGCTCGGGACGCATCTCAATGCGACAGATGGCCCGCTACGGAATCTTGCTCAACCTCGTGGGTGTAGTCGTCATCACCGCGTTCATGTTCTGGATCATCGGGCCGCAATTCAATGTGAAAAGTGACTCACTTCCCGAATGGGCCACCCCATCCGCGAGTGAACTTTCCACCGAGAAACCGTAG
- a CDS encoding AAA family ATPase: MRQEIRKVIIGQQDIVDQMLIALFSRGHCLLVGVPGLAKTLLVSTIAQILELSFRRIQFTPDLMPSDITGTDVLQDDPETGRRTFQFMQGPLFTNVLLADEVNRTPPKTQAALLEAMQERHVTVGAHTYRLPAPFFVLATQNPIEQEGTYPLPEAQLDRFMFNVVVKYPTAAEELRILKSTTGNEKPKLETALTGSQILALQEVVRRVPVSEHVFIYARDLVRATRPNEPEAPKFIREYISWGAGPRAGQNLILGAKARAILEGRFAVSTGDIAAVAHPVLRHRIVTTFQADSENISADDVISMLLDKIHVPLQEKAQKMRRG; this comes from the coding sequence ATGCGGCAGGAAATTCGCAAGGTGATTATCGGCCAACAGGACATCGTCGATCAGATGTTGATCGCGTTGTTCTCGCGGGGACATTGTCTGTTAGTCGGTGTGCCGGGATTGGCGAAGACGCTGTTGGTCAGCACAATCGCTCAGATCCTTGAACTCTCATTTCGTCGAATTCAGTTCACACCCGACCTGATGCCGTCGGACATCACCGGGACCGACGTGCTGCAAGACGATCCGGAAACCGGCCGGCGAACGTTTCAGTTCATGCAAGGGCCGTTGTTTACGAATGTTCTGTTGGCCGACGAAGTCAACCGAACGCCACCGAAAACGCAAGCTGCACTCTTGGAAGCGATGCAGGAACGACACGTGACCGTCGGAGCGCACACGTATCGGCTGCCAGCTCCGTTCTTTGTGCTCGCCACACAAAACCCGATCGAGCAAGAAGGTACGTATCCGCTCCCGGAAGCCCAACTCGACCGGTTCATGTTCAACGTGGTGGTGAAATATCCAACGGCGGCCGAGGAACTTCGCATCCTCAAGAGCACCACCGGCAACGAGAAACCAAAACTCGAAACCGCGTTGACGGGGTCACAGATTCTGGCGCTTCAGGAAGTGGTTCGACGGGTCCCGGTTTCGGAGCACGTCTTCATCTACGCCCGAGACTTGGTGCGAGCCACCCGCCCGAACGAACCGGAGGCCCCCAAGTTCATCCGTGAGTACATTTCCTGGGGAGCCGGTCCGCGAGCTGGTCAAAACTTGATTCTCGGTGCGAAAGCTCGCGCGATTCTCGAAGGGCGATTCGCCGTCAGCACCGGCGACATCGCTGCCGTCGCTCACCCGGTCTTGCGTCACCGGATCGTAACCACATTCCAAGCCGATAGTGAAAACATCTCCGCCGATGATGTGATCTCAATGCTGCTCGACAAGATTCACGTCCCACTGCAAGAAAAAGCCCAGAAGATGCGACGCGGATGA